A portion of the Candidatus Limnocylindrales bacterium genome contains these proteins:
- a CDS encoding TRC40/GET3/ArsA family transport-energizing ATPase, whose product MKGLGEFFDRRRDVEIVIFAGKGGLGKTTSSSSLAYYMATVKNKKTLLFSTDPQASLSDIFERDFFGKGVIEIIPNLYVVEIDADRRVADYQNEVKQKIKDMYGLEEVPAEIEEYIDSTSAEPAMYESATYDAMAELVAQKNFDIYIFDMPPFGHGVRMVAMADILSKWIEKITEAREKVVEYDEVAATLKGGGQASEDMVMKELLDIRNKIKNFTDLITDRKRTAFFMVLIPESMAIVDTERALKMFNDLGIEMSGLVVNQIYPVELLQNPNLSEFLKNRILMQQQYLKVIKEKFGDYIVAAVPMFTREPKGLEMIKIASEDLIHSKIKF is encoded by the coding sequence ATGAAAGGACTTGGTGAGTTTTTTGATCGGCGTAGGGATGTGGAAATTGTCATTTTCGCCGGTAAAGGAGGACTGGGTAAAACAACCAGCAGTTCGTCTCTGGCCTACTATATGGCCACGGTTAAAAACAAAAAAACCCTTCTCTTCAGCACAGATCCCCAGGCTTCTTTGTCGGACATCTTTGAAAGGGATTTCTTCGGTAAGGGAGTTATAGAAATTATACCGAACTTGTATGTAGTTGAAATTGATGCCGACCGGCGGGTGGCCGATTATCAAAACGAGGTTAAGCAAAAGATTAAGGACATGTATGGTTTAGAGGAAGTCCCTGCAGAAATAGAAGAGTATATTGACTCCACCTCTGCGGAACCGGCCATGTATGAATCGGCTACTTACGACGCCATGGCCGAACTGGTAGCGCAGAAAAACTTCGATATCTACATCTTTGATATGCCTCCCTTTGGACATGGCGTTCGAATGGTCGCCATGGCCGATATCCTCTCCAAATGGATTGAGAAAATTACAGAAGCTCGAGAAAAGGTCGTTGAATATGACGAAGTGGCCGCGACTCTGAAAGGTGGTGGACAGGCCTCCGAAGATATGGTCATGAAGGAACTCCTGGATATTCGAAACAAAATAAAAAACTTTACCGACTTAATCACAGACCGAAAGCGGACGGCTTTTTTTATGGTGTTGATCCCGGAAAGCATGGCCATTGTAGACACGGAAAGGGCCCTGAAAATGTTTAACGACCTGGGTATTGAAATGTCTGGTCTGGTAGTTAACCAGATTTATCCCGTTGAGCTTTTACAGAATCCTAATCTGAGCGAGTTCCTGAAAAATAGAATTCTTATGCAACAACAATACTTAAAAGTTATCAAGGAAAAGTTTGGAGATTATATTGTCGCGGCGGTACCCATGTTCACCCGGGAACCTAAAGGACTCGAAATGATCAAAATTGCTTCAGAAGACTTAATCCACTCAAAAATCAAATTCTAA
- a CDS encoding TRC40/GET3/ArsA family transport-energizing ATPase yields the protein MASLEQLLAEKPNLKFIFTGGKGGVGKTVSAAAIAYKSTLQGKKTLLASLNPVHSLASVFNQDLTGGTIKRVEGTSHLYAIEVDAKDIVERYRENIGKRVREFLKWSDIPVDAGPFIDIAVTNPAFEESAMFDKMMDIMLQQGSEYDRIVFDTAAVANAVRLIGLSKIYGLWLGRMIESRKEALSMRVQLSFRKEKVMEEVKKDPLMADLISMNERFLKVKNVLIDSHITAFFFVTLPLALPIAVVKRFITMVKAYDIPVGGVIVNGILSRETVEASQGEEYLKNKYEEQIQYMRTIKKDLGDLVRAYIPLYPREVVGLEMIKKVSEDMFNYVPSFWNEL from the coding sequence ATGGCCTCACTGGAACAATTGCTTGCTGAAAAACCGAATCTTAAATTTATCTTTACAGGCGGGAAAGGAGGAGTTGGTAAAACCGTCTCAGCCGCGGCCATCGCCTACAAATCCACCCTGCAAGGTAAAAAAACACTTCTTGCTTCCCTCAACCCGGTTCATTCTCTGGCCAGTGTCTTTAATCAGGATCTAACCGGAGGTACTATCAAAAGGGTTGAAGGTACTTCGCATCTCTATGCCATAGAAGTAGATGCCAAGGATATTGTTGAACGGTATCGAGAGAATATTGGAAAACGGGTTCGGGAGTTTCTCAAATGGTCGGATATTCCGGTAGATGCAGGTCCTTTTATCGATATTGCGGTGACGAATCCGGCTTTTGAAGAATCGGCCATGTTCGATAAAATGATGGATATCATGTTACAGCAGGGATCTGAGTATGACCGCATCGTCTTTGATACGGCCGCCGTAGCAAACGCCGTCCGTCTCATCGGTCTCAGCAAAATTTATGGACTATGGCTAGGCCGTATGATCGAGAGCCGAAAAGAAGCCCTTTCCATGAGGGTCCAGTTATCTTTTCGCAAAGAAAAAGTCATGGAAGAGGTCAAAAAGGATCCGTTGATGGCAGATCTCATCTCGATGAACGAGCGGTTTTTAAAAGTCAAAAACGTTTTGATCGATTCCCATATAACTGCCTTCTTTTTCGTTACCCTCCCTCTGGCCCTCCCCATTGCTGTTGTCAAAAGATTCATTACCATGGTTAAAGCCTACGATATTCCGGTGGGCGGGGTCATTGTAAACGGAATCTTGAGCCGGGAAACCGTCGAAGCCAGCCAGGGAGAAGAATATCTTAAGAATAAATACGAAGAGCAGATACAGTATATGAGAACCATTAAGAAGGATCTCGGTGACTTAGTTCGGGCCTATATCCCTCTGTATCCCCGGGAGGTTGTTGGATTAGAAATGATTAAAAAAGTCTCTGAGGATATGTTCAACTATGTGCCCTCCTTCTGGAATGAATTATAA
- a CDS encoding CoA-transferase, translated as MGIERGQYVQGPRIIQYAYQHRPTLGIERGAENGKLKPLNLPVAIFHFQAQCMNYTLPELMVAAAAREIRDGEIIFVGTRLPLLAFALAKKTHAPRAIGFFESGIIRDTPAQEVLYTMGDSPNILGAIQCGSTLDLMGMMQRGWVDAGFIGGAEIDKYGNLNTSYIGGKPHSDHPNPDFTRLPGSGGACDIAALARRLLIIMPHEKRRFKNRVDYITSPGYGTGGNWRETVGLPRGGPGAVITTRGILRFDPVTKEMYLASNHPGIPVEEILANTGWDLKVASDLKETPPPTREELNFIRAYDPTGFWTRG; from the coding sequence TTGGGTATTGAGAGGGGTCAGTATGTTCAAGGACCCAGAATTATCCAGTATGCTTATCAGCACCGGCCAACTTTGGGTATTGAGAGGGGAGCTGAAAATGGGAAGTTGAAGCCTTTAAATCTGCCGGTTGCAATTTTCCATTTTCAGGCACAATGCATGAATTATACTTTACCAGAACTTATGGTTGCGGCAGCCGCCCGGGAGATTAGAGATGGAGAGATTATTTTTGTGGGTACAAGGCTTCCCCTGTTAGCCTTTGCCCTGGCTAAAAAAACCCATGCTCCGCGGGCCATAGGGTTTTTCGAGAGCGGGATTATTCGAGATACACCGGCTCAGGAAGTCTTGTATACCATGGGAGATTCTCCTAATATTTTAGGAGCCATACAGTGTGGGAGTACATTGGATCTCATGGGTATGATGCAACGGGGTTGGGTCGATGCGGGATTTATAGGAGGGGCCGAAATAGATAAATATGGAAATCTAAATACTTCTTATATCGGCGGTAAACCCCATTCCGACCATCCGAACCCTGACTTTACTCGCCTTCCAGGCAGTGGGGGAGCTTGCGATATTGCCGCCTTAGCCCGACGTTTACTTATCATCATGCCCCATGAAAAACGGCGATTCAAAAATCGGGTGGATTATATCACCTCACCCGGCTATGGAACGGGAGGAAACTGGCGAGAAACCGTCGGACTACCCCGGGGAGGCCCCGGGGCGGTCATCACGACCCGAGGGATTCTTAGATTCGATCCGGTTACCAAAGAAATGTACCTGGCTTCCAACCATCCGGGTATCCCGGTGGAAGAAATTTTAGCTAACACCGGATGGGACCTTAAGGTGGCTTCCGATCTGAAGGAAACTCCACCCCCGACCCGGGAAGAATTGAATTTTATCCGGGCCTATGATCCGACCGGATTTTGGACCCGGGGATAG